The Nostoc sp. 'Peltigera membranacea cyanobiont' N6 genome contains the following window.
GTAGTGAGGGCTTCAGCCCTCAAACGAGGACTAAAGTCCTCACTACAAACCTTAATTTCATTTGCGTAATCAGCTGACCTCTGCGTGAATTACTAGGATAAGTTAGCATCACATTAACTAGTGTTGGCAGTAGCTATGGCGCAGAATTGGTTGCGAATCACACATCAAGACTACAAAATTCAACTTTCTTGGCAACGCGGATATGAAAGTCCTCGTTTTGCGTCAGAAGTCGCCTTCCAGCAACCCTTCGATGAAGAAAATGCGGCTGAGTTGCGCTGGTATTTAGAAGATTATCTGAAGTTTCCTTACGGGATTTTTCCAGATAACGCTGTAAAAATTGAACAAAAATTACAGCATTGGGGACAACAGCTATTTGAGCTAGTATTTCGCAGTACAGACAAAGGAAGAGAATTTTTTCAGGAAGCGACACGGGAAGGGCTAGATAACTGTGAACTGGGCATCATTTCTGATAACGCCGAAGTGCTGAACTTGCCTTGGGAGTTGCTATATTCCCCCGACTATCAATTTCTTGCACCTTCACTGGCGGGGATGTATCGCAGTCTCAGCAGTCAGGGCGTAAAAGCACCATTGCCAGCAATGCCCGATGACCAACTAAATATTTTACTAGTTATTGCCCGTCCTTACGATCGGCAAGACGTTGGGTTTAAAACCATTGCCCGTCCCCTGCTGGCGGCGCTGCAACCGATACGACAGCGAGTCAATCTTAAGGTATTGCGTCCCCCTAGCTTGAAAGCATTTGAAGCAGAACTGCAAGCGAATAAGGGTTTTTATCATATCGTCCATTTTGATGGACATGGGAATTTTGACAGCGAGACTCAGGGAGTTTTAGTTTTTGAGGATGAACAGGGAAACGAGCAAGCTGTCAGCGCTAGGGAAATTGCCCAATATTTAACAGATTGTCGCGTGCCAATTTTTGTACTGAATGCTTGCAAGTCTGGACAAGTAGGGGAAGAAGCTTTTTCTTCTGTGGCGGGACAGTTGGTGAAATTGGGGGCTAAGGGTGTGGTAGCGATGGCATACACAATTAAAGCCAAAGGTGCAGAACACTTTATTGGACGGTTGTATGGGGAATTAGTCAGGGGAGAGTGTATCGCCACAGCAGTTGCAGCAGGGCGTAAGTCTATGTCTATTGACAAAATGCGCCCCAGTCCCAAAGGAAATTTACCTTTACAAGATTGGCTTGTGCCGGTGTTGTATCAGCAGGAACCCTATACGCCTTTTGTTCCTCAAAAGACAGCACCCAGTTTTGCCGATTTGATGGCGCAAACAGACAACACCCCAGAAAGCAGCAAGGCTGTAGGTTTACCTGATGAAAGCGCTTATGGTTTTATTGGGCGGGATTATGAGATTTTGCGTTTAGAGAGAGCATTTCGGCAAAATCATCTGGTTTTGGTGCAGGGAATGGGCGGCGTTGGTAAAACTGAGTTAGCCGCAGGTTTCGCCCGCTGGTTAAATGACACTCAAGGACGTACAGGCGGTATGTTCTTCACTTCCTTTGAACAGGGTGCGGGGTTGAGTCAGGTAATTAACCAAATTGGTAGGGCGTTAGGAGGTGAGAGATTTTCCCAAATGATGCCAGATAAGCAAGAGGATGTGGTGCAGCAATATCTGCAAACTAATCCCTGCTTGTTGATTTGGGATAACTTTGAACCTGTTAACGGTTTCCCTACGGGGAATGAACCATTATTGAGTGGGGAAGAGAGAAACAAGCTGAAGCGGTTTCTTAAGGAATTGCGGGGTGGTAAATCTTGGGTATTAATTACCAGTCGCCGCGAAGAACCTTGGCTAGATTGTGGGTATAGTTTAATCAACTTGCGGGGGTTGTCTCAAGCGGATGCCCAAGAGTTAGCCGCGAAGATTTTGCAAACGGTGGGAGTTGAGAGAAAGAACCTGCCGGCAGAGTATTTGGACTTGTTGAAATTGTTGGGGGGACATCCCTTGTCTTTGCGGGTGGTGTTGCCGCATTTAAAGACACAGACACCTGTGCAGTTAATTGAGGCGCTGCGACGGGGGTTGGATACTTTTAGGGGACAAGAGGAAGAAGGGAGAGAAAAATCTCTTACTGTGTCGTTGGATTATTCCTTTGCGAAGTTATCGGAACGTACACGCCAACATTTACCATTTTTGGCGTTGTTTTGCGATCGGGTTAGCGCAGAGTTTCTGGCGCACTTATCTAACGCAAAAATTGGTAATCCTTTTACACAAAAGTATCATGATATTTTTGGGGAAAATCTGCAAAAATTTGATTGGCAATTGATTTTAAATGAAGCATCAGATGCAGGGATTCTAGAATATCTTGGTCTAAGCATCTATAAAATTCACCCTGTCCTACCTTGGTATCTGCAACAAAAGCTAGCTGAACGCCATTCTAAATCAATTATTAATGAATTAGAACAAAGACTGGTTGGTTTTTATGCAGGTCTAGCTGCTAGACATGATTTGGAAATGATTGGCAATGCTCAGTATGCAACTAAGCTCTTAAATATTGAAGAACCAAATTTGTTACAAAATTTACGACTAGCACAACAACAACAGGATTGGCACAGTGTACAACTAATTATACAAGCTTTAGGAGAACTCTATGAGCGACAGGGACGTTTAGTTGAGTTTAGACAGCTGAGAAACAGGGTATATAGTGTACTAGGTATAAAAGTAAGACTTGCTAAGACAAAAGGTATAACTGCTTTTGCTCTTTGGAGACACTTAAGAGGAATTGATGCAAATGAAGCATCTCAGAATGGTGAATTGGATATAGCCCGACAAATCTATCAAGAGATTTTGGATGAGCTTCAATTATTAAATAGTGAATCTATACAGGACGAGATTGCTGTATTCAACCATAATCTAGGTTACATAGCACAAGAAAAAAGAGATTTTAAAAATGCAAAGCGACACTACAAAATAGCACTTAATCTATACAAGTCTGTAGGTGATGACTATCAAGCTGCTTATGAATATTTGCACTTGGGTATAATATCTCACAAACAAGATAATTTGGAGAAAGCAAGTCATTATTATTATCTATCTCTTGAAACTTATAAGCGAAAGAATGACTTATATATGGCTGCTAAAGTTTACCACCAGCTAGGTAGACTAAATCAAGATAATGGAGAGGTAAAACAAGCCATTATTTACTATGAAATTGCTCGTAAAATTTATGAAAATAGTAAAAGCTTGCTTGAATTAGCTCCTGTATACCATCAGCTTGGCATGGCTTTACAAGAACAATGTAAGCTTAAAGAAGCAAAGTTTTACTATCTAAAATCAGTAAAAATTTTTGAAGATAATCAGAATTTTTATTGTGCCGCTAAAACCTATCATCAACTAGGTAGATTAGCAAGAGAACAATTAGGTTTTACAGAAGCTATTAATTATTATCAAAAAGCATTTGAAAATTTTGACAATAAGCAAAATTGGTATGCTGCGGCTATAACGTTGATAGCGTGGGGAGAAACATTGGAAGTCCAAAAAAATTGGGTTGAAGCTTTAAATAAGTATATTCAAGCTTGGGTAATTTATCCCCAGCAAGAAGTAAATTTGATTAGCTTAGAAGATTTAAGAATAAAAGCATTAGCCCGTATGTTAAAACAGTTAGGTGAAAGCGAGTTTCAAAGCATTTGGCGCGAGGCGACGGGTGAAGAGTGCGCTGGAGAGGTGCGCGAGGCAATTTGGATAGCGCGAGATGAGCTAGAAACAGAGTCGTAGGTTGCAGTGCAAGATTTATTGTCAACGTCAAATCATTCATAAGTTTTATTTAAGCATTGCTTGCGATCGCATAAGCATTGCCACAAAAATGATGGTTTTCATGAACAAAATGATCATTTTCATGACCAACATCGTCATTTTCATAACCAAAATCATCATTTTCATAACCAAAATCGTCATTTTCATAACCAAAATCATCATTTTCATAACCAACATCGTCATTTTCATAACCAAAGCGATCGTTTTGGTCACGACAAAGTAGTTATTCACAACTGGGATGTCTACGAGGGGCTACACCTAAGCAATATTTACAGCAGCAGTGTTCTATCCTAGAAACAAAAAGGAGCAAAAGTATGCAAGCCTACAAGCTGAACGCCACAATTGATGAATCAGGTCATTTAATTATTGACGAACCTCTAAATATTGCTCCTGGAAAAGTGGAAGTGATTATTTTGCAGCCAGTTCCATCCTTGGAAACTTCTACAGATTCACAGCCAGAAAAGCCGAAGAGACAAACAAAAATCAAAGCTTTGCAAGGCTGGTTTGAAAAAACACAACCCACGCCTTCTGATTTTGACCCAGACCAAGCCAGATGGGAAGCTTTAAAGGAGAAACATAATCTGTGAAAGTCCTCTTAGACAGCAATGTTATTCTGGATGTTGCTCTTGAGCGACAACCTTTTTTTGGCAATAGCGAGACAGTTGTATTATTTGTTGAAGCGGGGCAGATAGAAGGCTACATCTGTGCATCTTCCTTTAGTGACCTTTACTACATTATCCGTAAAGATAAAGGTCGAAATTTAGCCCTTGAATTTTTGAGGGAAATAGTTACCTTCTGCCGTGTCGCCACCCTAGATAGTACCGCAATCAACATGGCACTAAACCTTAACTTTAGAGATTTTGAAGATGCTATTCAATACAGCGCTGCGGTACTCAATCACTTAGATGCTATTATTACTCGCAATCCTAGAGATTTTCCAGTTGCTACTCCCAGAATTATCACACCTGAAGAGTTGATTCAGGAACTAACAAATACTCCATAAATAATTAAGTCAAATATATATGAATGCCCAATTAACTTCTGTCGAAATCCAAGAACTTCAGCAACTTCTCCAAAACGACACCCCAGCACAACATGCACTCACTACCCTTCAACAACACAACGGCAATCTAGAAGCAAGTTTTGATGCACTTTGGCAGGAGAAAGTTGGCACAACAGATTATAGTAGGGGCAAAAAATCTATTTTGCAGCTGACCCTCGACGAAATCCGCGCGGAAATCTGTGGTGATGATGGTTTACGGGGCACAATCAAAGAATACACCAAGAACCCTGGTAGCTCTTCTCTGCTCAATAGTATCATTGGCTCACTGGTTGCGGTTGCAGCAGTACATGGAATACCGATTGATGGTGCGATCGCCACAATTGTCGTATTATATATTATTAAAATTGGGATAAACGTTCTCTGCAAATACACCGAGCCAGATAGTGAAGCAAAGTAAGGTCAAAATAATAACTCCTAACTCTTGTACAGACGCGATCAATCGCGTCTCCCCTCACGTCCCCGGTAAATTTCGTAATCGTTCATCCAAATGACTGCGGTCTGCCAAAACCTTTACCAATGGCCCATGTGAAGAAAATTCTACAATACTGACCGAAGCCACAGGGCATCCCAAACGAAAACGGAAGCGTCCCACGTCAACCCCCAGAAAACTACACAGAAGAATTCTGATGGTTGCCTTGTGTGAAACGACTAAAACATTGCCACTAGTGTAATTTTGCTTGATTTCTTCAATTACCTGCAAGGCGCGAGAAGCAATTGTAACCGCCATTTCTCCTCCATTTGGCGCATTCCAAGCCGGGTCTGCTGACCAGCGAATATAATCATCGTGATATTCACGGCTAATTACTTCCGGCGTTTTTCCTTCCCACTTACCATAGTTGATTTCTTTTAAACCATCTCTGAGTTGTGGTTCTATCTTTATTGCTTCACACAAAGGTTTTGCTGTCAATACAGTTCGCCGCATTGGACTACAAAATATTGCTGTCCAATCCATAGAACTATATGCGTCAGCAAAAGCCTTTGCCATATCCAACCCTTCTGGAGTAAGTTCTGAGTCTATGGAACCACAAAAGGAATTGTTGCGACTGCATTCTGTCTGTCCGTGACGGAGGAAATAAAGAGTTAGGCTCACGGTAATACTCTCATCGATTTGTAAATTTCAGAGCGCTAACAATCAGATGTAGCTGAAGATAGTTAATGCCTGTGGTATATTACTACGAATTTTCTGATATTTTAAATAATTTTCAAAGCAAAGTTACCTTAGACCCGTCGTAGACATTGCCATTCAGCGATCGCTTATTTGATAAGTTGTATGTTTAAACTATAGCGGTTATCAATTGCATGGAATACAGACCGAACAAGACTATCCCCAACGCTACAAGGGTTGGGAAGTAAGATTCAAAGCCTCTCTTTTAAAAAGAGGAGCAATATAAGTCAGGTCAAAGTGCATTATAAGCTAAACCACATCTAGTTTGCATATCTAAAATTTTCATAACTCTTGTGGGGTGGGCATATTGCCCGCCCTAATTATGCAATTTAAATGTGGAACAGCTTATACAAACGAGAAGTGCGATAATTGCTTATATTTATAAAGTTGAAAATTATAGAGATTATTACTAATAATTTTATAAAATAATTCTGTCATGTAGAGACGTAATCAATTACGTCTCTACATTAGTTCTGCAAAATCAAGCTAGCCCTTTATCTTTTAATGCTTGCTAAGAAGATAAAAAGGGTTTTAGCATTGAGTCTTAAACAATCCGTACTCTTTTGCAAAAATGGAATCCACCCCATTTGTATCCCATAACTTTCTACAAAAAAGTCATAGATTGTTTAGTCAATATTTTTCTTCACATTATCTTTTACGTCTTCAATTCCATGACGTACTTCGCTTTCAGCTTGCTTTGCCTTACCTTTCGCTTTATCTTCTGGATCTCCAGTGATATTGCCTAACGCTTCTTGGGCTTTACCTTCAACATTTTTAGCAGCTGCCTTTGCGCGATCTTCAATACTCATTTTGTACTCCTGGATTTAATGAAAGATTTCTTTTAAAGCTATAAAGTAACTTTGAAATCTTTTTCTTATTTACTCTTATACATTAACTTAAAGTTTTTGCTAAAGCCTTCCACCACAAGACATATTCTAATAATTCGTAATTTGTAATTAAGAAAGTTAGTTGTAGTAAGCATCCTGGCTATTGGTTTAATGTAAATTAAAGTAAGAATAGTTCAGTTATCTATGCTAAAAGACATAGAACAAATGTAAATATGGTAATCCCTTTTTTTGACTCTTTAACTAAAAAACCCAGTTTCGTAGAGAAACTGGGTTAATAAATTTATGGGGATGTTTTTTGTCTAATCTAGAAAACCCATCAGGCTTTCAGAATTATCAACTTCATTTGATGCTATAGGACGATTACCGAAGGTGGAATAGCTTTCATCAATTACCAATAAACTTGAGCCAATTGGACGAATCCCAGAGAGGTTGATACTTTCAACGACTTGAAATGTATTAGCACCAATTGGACGAATACCCATTGAGTTATAGGTTTCAACTACTTCCAAGGTACTGGTGCTAATGGGACGCACCCCAGCAATTGAGAGGTGTTCAGCAACTTCTAAGTCGCTAGCGCCTATGGGACGAATTCCAGAAATAGCAAGTGTCCCAGAAGCCCCCACTGGCAGTTCTTCCTCGACTCGATCGGCATTCAAGCTCTGGTCTTGTTGATTTTCAACTTCACCTGTAGTATTATCCCCTGGAGACTTGGCAGGCTTTTGCCGAGAACTGATTGCTTTGCCAGCGCCGCTAATAGTCATAAACGAAGACCTCTGGTTTGTTAATTGAATTTTACAATAATTAAGGAAAGATGAAATTTTTTCCCATATACCTTAAGAGTTTAACCTTAAAAAACCTTATATAGATATAAGAATCTTTAAAACTGATACATAAGTAAATTTTAATTAATAACTTTTGTAAATAAATATTACTATTTAGTTGGTCTAATAGTCCCGCTAGAATGGATACAGGGCGGAATCGTCACCATGAGATAGGGTATTTCCAGCAAAACTGTATGACAGAATTTTGTCTTCAAGCTCCCTTTAGTCCGACAGGCGATCAACCACAAGCGATCGCACAATTAACTGCTAGTATCCAATCAGGCAACCGTTACCAAACTTTACTAGGAGCCACTGGAACCGGTAAGACATTTTCGGTAGCAGCAGTTATAGAGAAAATTGGCAAGCCTACTTTAGTTCTCGCGCACAACAAAACCCTGGCTGCACAGCTTTGTAACGAGTTGCGAGATTTCTTTCCCAACAACGCAGTCGAGTATTTCGTCAGCTACTACGATTACTATCAGCCAGAAGCGTATATTCCCGTTACCGATACTTATATTGAAAAAACGGCGGCGATTAATGATGAAATAGATATGTTACGGCATTCAGCGACGCGATCGCTTTTTGAACGCCGTGATGTCATTGTCGTAGCTTCCATCAGTTGCATCTACGGTTTAGGAATGCCAGCAGAATATCTAAAAGCTGCCATTCCCCTTCAGATAGGTATGGAAGTAAATCAACGCCAGATTTTAAGAGATTTGGCAAACGTTCAATATAGTCGCAACGACATCGAAATGGGTCGAGGAAAGTTTCGCGTCCGAGGTGATGTCTTAGAAATTGGCCCAGCTTATGAAGACCGAATTATTCGCGTCGAATTCTTTGGTGATGAAATTGATGCGATTCGCTACATTGACCCGGTGACAGGGGAAATTCTTAAGAGTTTGGAAGCTGTGAATGTTTACCCTGCGCGTCACTTTGTCACACCAGAAGAACGCTTAGAAGGAGCTTGTCACGACATCGCCGCTGAGTTAAAACAGCAAAAGCTAGACTTAGAACAAGCTGGGAAACTATTAGAAGCACAACGCATAGATCAGCGTACACGCTATGACTTAGAAATGCTCCGCGAGGTAGGTTACTGCAACGGCGTTGAAAACTATTCCCGTCACTTAGCAGGAAGACAAGCGGGAGAATCACCAGAATGTTTAATTGATTATTTTCCTAAAGATTGGCTATTAGTTATTGATGAATCTCACGTTAGCGTACCACAAATTCGTGGTATGTATAACGGCGATCAAGCTAGAAAAAAAGTTTTAATTGAACATGGATTTCGGCTTCCTAGCGCTGCTGATAACCGTCCTTTAAAAGCCGAGGAATTTTGGCAAAAGGTTAATCAGTGTGTTTTCGTTTCCGCCACTCCCGGAAATTGGGAATTAGAAGTTTCTGAAGACCATGTAATTGAGCAAGTAATTAGACCAACTGGGGTGGTCGATCCAGAAATTTCTGTACGTCCCACAGAAGGGCAAATTGATGATTTGTTAGGAGAAATTAAAGATAGAGCCGATCGCCACGAACGAGTATTAATTACCACATTAACTAAGCGGATGGCGGAAGATTTAACCGAATATTTGCAAGACCACGGGATCGGGGTACGATATTTACATTCAGAAATTACTTCTATTGAGCGCATTGAGATTTTGCAGAACTTGCGTGAGGGAAAATTTGATGTTTTGGTTGGTGTTAATTTGCTGCGGGAAGGTTTAGATTTACCCGAAGTTTCTTTAGTAGCAATTATGGATGCAGATAAAGAAGGTTTCTTAAGAACCGAGCGTTCCTTAATTCAAACTATTGGTAGAGCCGCCCGTCACGTCCAGGGACAAGCGATTTTGTATGCCGATAATATGACAGGTAGCATGATTAAAGCTATTGATGAAACAGATAGGCGGCGTGGGATTCAAACAGCACATAATCGATTGCATGGGATTACACCACAACCAATAGTGAAAAAATCAAGTAACGCGATTTTGGCTTTTTTAGATGTATCTCGGCGGTTGAATGCAACTGATTTGAAAGTTGTAGATGAACATCTAGATGAATTGCCATTAGAACAGATTCCCCAATTGATTACTCTGTTAGAAGCGCAGATGAAAGAGGCGGCGAAGAAACTGGAATTTGAAGAGGCGGGTAAATTGCGCGATCGTATTAAGCATCTGCGAGATAAAATGCTAGGACGTTAAGTGAATCTTATCCCTCTCCTAAAAAACAGTATTTGCTTGGGGCTGACGAATGAGTTCAAAACCTCAAGCTAGAGCCTTTTTTTTGAAGGTTATTGATAACTCGTTCTTGGTAACGTTGTTCATAATAATCCATGCCAATATGTTGATAGTTACCTCCAGATATCCAAAGTCGATAGAAAATTCGTGTCAGCTTATGAGCAGTAGCAGTGATAGCTTTGGGTGTACCAAGGCGAGAACGTAAACGACGATAAAAAGTACCCAAGGCAGAATTGCTCTTGCCTGCTGTTTGTGCGGCCATCCAGAAAGCATTTGCAGCAGGGTTAACCACCAAGCGAGTTTGAGAACTTTTAAGTTTACCCCCAGTGATGCGATTCTTGGGCAAAGACTAAGCCAGGAAGTAAAGTGTTTAACAGTTGGAAATCGGGTAGGATCTAAAGAATCTGGATATAAAGCTGCTTAAAAATCTATCAATCATTTCATCGCGGAAGTAGCTTACCTAAACACAAGCTTTTTTGATTTTATCAACAGCATCAAACATTGACCAAAAAGTTACTTTTCTAAGCGAACTGCATACCATTGCAAATATTGCCCAGTCCCAATATCTAATTCGCAACTTGTGTCTAGTAAATACTGTGCTTGAGCTTCAAATGTGTCAAATTTTTGCACATCAGGTGGTAAGTCTTGACTTGTGAGCTTTTGGAGAGTTGTTTTAAGTTTCTCTAATAACTCAGGCTGTGTTAAAAACTGTTCTTGTTGATTTGTTTCTAGAACAACAAAATTATCTTGGTGATACATTAATGGATCTGGCATTTTTAAGAATTTGGTAAATGTAAATAGATATTGATTGTTTTGTAAGAACTTCTGGTTGTTGGTGCGGCCAAAAAAATGGCGATTGTTATATAGTATCTATAAACTAATTATAGTATTTAGTTGTTTAAGATTATTAATCTGTGTTTAGTTATGTTTATCTAATCTTAGCTAATAAATTGCTGTTTTCAATTATTAAAACCCTATTGTTTTAATAATTGAACTCATATATAATATATATTTAGTTGAATGAAATAATCGTTCTTACTAAATTTATTAAACCAGAAAGAATAAATTCCAAGATAAGCTTTACACCAAGCTAAATGTCAAGTTTATGTAATTATACTAAACTTTCATAGACATTACCTAATAAACTAAAGAAATTTGAGTCAAGTGAGATTAGTATTTAGTATTAGCTATCTCTAAGCGCACTTTGGCAATGGCTTTGCCCTACCTCATGAGGTTTCGAAACTAACTACAGAACTACATAATTAAGGTGTGTATTTGCAATTCTCAAAAAAACTGTAATTTAACTTTAACAATGGGGAAATATAAAAGTAACATTTTCTCCCATAATCAAAGCCGAACAAAAAGGTAACAATTGCCTTCGTGTTCCAATTATAGATTGTCTATGCAACTTAGTTATCTACCGCTTGCTTGGCTCAAGAACATTGAGCAGTCTATTGTCAAACAACAGTTGATTTTGAAGCCAGACACACCTTTGCCGCAAATCCTGGCATTGATGAAAAGAGCGATCGCTCCCATGCGATTGAGTTGTACAGCCTTTTTCAGAATAATCCCGCAATTGGAAGGCAACTCATGTCAGGCATAAGCCCATTTTCTGTTTCTAAGCAACCACCACTGATCTTAGTGGCTGATGATGACAAGACCATCCGAGTATTGTTGCGTAAAGCTATGGAACAAGAAGGTTATCGAGTGGTTGAGGTCAATGACGGTAAGCAATGTTTAGATGCTTACGAGACTATCAGACCTGATATAGTTTTGCTAGATGCCATAATGCCTGTCATGGATGGGTTTACCTGCTGTAAGCACTTGCTCCAAATTGCCAGGAATAATTTAATCTCAGCCCTTGCAACCTTTGATACTGACTCTACCCTTAATAATACTGTCATCTCCAAGATATGGGAGCGTACTCCCATATTGATGATCACATGCTTGGATGATGAGGACTCCGTAAACCGTGCTTTTGATGCAGGAGCAACTGATTATGTTACTAAGCCAATTCACTGGCCTGTATTGCGTCAGAGGTTGCGGCGACTGCTACAGCAAGCGCAAGTATACAAGCAATTAGGGGCGGCAAACCAAGCTTTGCAGCACCTGGCCAATGTAGA
Protein-coding sequences here:
- a CDS encoding CHAT domain-containing protein, with amino-acid sequence MAQNWLRITHQDYKIQLSWQRGYESPRFASEVAFQQPFDEENAAELRWYLEDYLKFPYGIFPDNAVKIEQKLQHWGQQLFELVFRSTDKGREFFQEATREGLDNCELGIISDNAEVLNLPWELLYSPDYQFLAPSLAGMYRSLSSQGVKAPLPAMPDDQLNILLVIARPYDRQDVGFKTIARPLLAALQPIRQRVNLKVLRPPSLKAFEAELQANKGFYHIVHFDGHGNFDSETQGVLVFEDEQGNEQAVSAREIAQYLTDCRVPIFVLNACKSGQVGEEAFSSVAGQLVKLGAKGVVAMAYTIKAKGAEHFIGRLYGELVRGECIATAVAAGRKSMSIDKMRPSPKGNLPLQDWLVPVLYQQEPYTPFVPQKTAPSFADLMAQTDNTPESSKAVGLPDESAYGFIGRDYEILRLERAFRQNHLVLVQGMGGVGKTELAAGFARWLNDTQGRTGGMFFTSFEQGAGLSQVINQIGRALGGERFSQMMPDKQEDVVQQYLQTNPCLLIWDNFEPVNGFPTGNEPLLSGEERNKLKRFLKELRGGKSWVLITSRREEPWLDCGYSLINLRGLSQADAQELAAKILQTVGVERKNLPAEYLDLLKLLGGHPLSLRVVLPHLKTQTPVQLIEALRRGLDTFRGQEEEGREKSLTVSLDYSFAKLSERTRQHLPFLALFCDRVSAEFLAHLSNAKIGNPFTQKYHDIFGENLQKFDWQLILNEASDAGILEYLGLSIYKIHPVLPWYLQQKLAERHSKSIINELEQRLVGFYAGLAARHDLEMIGNAQYATKLLNIEEPNLLQNLRLAQQQQDWHSVQLIIQALGELYERQGRLVEFRQLRNRVYSVLGIKVRLAKTKGITAFALWRHLRGIDANEASQNGELDIARQIYQEILDELQLLNSESIQDEIAVFNHNLGYIAQEKRDFKNAKRHYKIALNLYKSVGDDYQAAYEYLHLGIISHKQDNLEKASHYYYLSLETYKRKNDLYMAAKVYHQLGRLNQDNGEVKQAIIYYEIARKIYENSKSLLELAPVYHQLGMALQEQCKLKEAKFYYLKSVKIFEDNQNFYCAAKTYHQLGRLAREQLGFTEAINYYQKAFENFDNKQNWYAAAITLIAWGETLEVQKNWVEALNKYIQAWVIYPQQEVNLISLEDLRIKALARMLKQLGESEFQSIWREATGEECAGEVREAIWIARDELETES
- a CDS encoding type II toxin-antitoxin system VapC family toxin, with protein sequence MKVLLDSNVILDVALERQPFFGNSETVVLFVEAGQIEGYICASSFSDLYYIIRKDKGRNLALEFLREIVTFCRVATLDSTAINMALNLNFRDFEDAIQYSAAVLNHLDAIITRNPRDFPVATPRIITPEELIQELTNTP
- a CDS encoding histidine phosphatase family protein, which codes for MSLTLYFLRHGQTECSRNNSFCGSIDSELTPEGLDMAKAFADAYSSMDWTAIFCSPMRRTVLTAKPLCEAIKIEPQLRDGLKEINYGKWEGKTPEVISREYHDDYIRWSADPAWNAPNGGEMAVTIASRALQVIEEIKQNYTSGNVLVVSHKATIRILLCSFLGVDVGRFRFRLGCPVASVSIVEFSSHGPLVKVLADRSHLDERLRNLPGT
- a CDS encoding CsbD family protein; this translates as MSIEDRAKAAAKNVEGKAQEALGNITGDPEDKAKGKAKQAESEVRHGIEDVKDNVKKNID
- the uvrB gene encoding excinuclease ABC subunit UvrB; amino-acid sequence: MTEFCLQAPFSPTGDQPQAIAQLTASIQSGNRYQTLLGATGTGKTFSVAAVIEKIGKPTLVLAHNKTLAAQLCNELRDFFPNNAVEYFVSYYDYYQPEAYIPVTDTYIEKTAAINDEIDMLRHSATRSLFERRDVIVVASISCIYGLGMPAEYLKAAIPLQIGMEVNQRQILRDLANVQYSRNDIEMGRGKFRVRGDVLEIGPAYEDRIIRVEFFGDEIDAIRYIDPVTGEILKSLEAVNVYPARHFVTPEERLEGACHDIAAELKQQKLDLEQAGKLLEAQRIDQRTRYDLEMLREVGYCNGVENYSRHLAGRQAGESPECLIDYFPKDWLLVIDESHVSVPQIRGMYNGDQARKKVLIEHGFRLPSAADNRPLKAEEFWQKVNQCVFVSATPGNWELEVSEDHVIEQVIRPTGVVDPEISVRPTEGQIDDLLGEIKDRADRHERVLITTLTKRMAEDLTEYLQDHGIGVRYLHSEITSIERIEILQNLREGKFDVLVGVNLLREGLDLPEVSLVAIMDADKEGFLRTERSLIQTIGRAARHVQGQAILYADNMTGSMIKAIDETDRRRGIQTAHNRLHGITPQPIVKKSSNAILAFLDVSRRLNATDLKVVDEHLDELPLEQIPQLITLLEAQMKEAAKKLEFEEAGKLRDRIKHLRDKMLGR
- a CDS encoding chlororespiratory reduction protein 7; this encodes MPDPLMYHQDNFVVLETNQQEQFLTQPELLEKLKTTLQKLTSQDLPPDVQKFDTFEAQAQYLLDTSCELDIGTGQYLQWYAVRLEK
- a CDS encoding response regulator, producing MSGISPFSVSKQPPLILVADDDKTIRVLLRKAMEQEGYRVVEVNDGKQCLDAYETIRPDIVLLDAIMPVMDGFTCCKHLLQIARNNLISALATFDTDSTLNNTVISKIWERTPILMITCLDDEDSVNRAFDAGATDYVTKPIHWPVLRQRLRRLLQQAQVYKQLGAANQALQHLANVDGLTELANRRRFDDYLNTQWINLAQEGSPLSMILCDIDYFKFYNDKYGHPAGDICLQKVGAVLNMKAQKHQDLVARYGGEEFAVIMPYTHAFGAVHVAEVIQAGIKDLQIVHDGSAVSQYVTLSMGVATIVPTWESSPSDLIVQADKALYQAKAGGRDRIVSSD